One genomic segment of Helianthus annuus cultivar XRQ/B chromosome 14, HanXRQr2.0-SUNRISE, whole genome shotgun sequence includes these proteins:
- the LOC110908061 gene encoding TVP38/TMEM64 family membrane protein slr0305 has protein sequence MASSSFNWVSVLRITLLIFLIAGITVACYTFPVEKALKAFLLWVEEDLGPWGPFVLAFAYVPLTVLAVPASVLTLGGGYLFGLATGFLADSTGAVLGATAAFLLGRTIGRPYVIAKLGDYPQFRAIAIAIEKSGFKIVLLLRLVPLLPFNMMNYLLSVTPISICEYVMASWLGMMPITFALVYCGTTLKNLSDVTHGWGPFSKTRWAFVILSCMVSLILMLIVTKVAKSALEKALAEGVDIVGSGAESSSAVEEARVDIHDPLLVKG, from the exons ATGGCGTCGTCTTCGTTCAATTGGGTCTCTGTTCTTAGAATCACTCTCCTCATTTTCCTCATCGCCGGTATCACTGTCGCCTGTTATACTTTCCCCGTTGAAAAG GCTTTGAAGGCTTTCTTGTTATGGGTGGAAGAAGATCTTGGTCCTTGGGGTCCTTTTGTATT GGCTTTTGCGTATGTTCCTCTTACAGTTCTTGCAGTTCCTGCATCCGTACTTACT CTCGGTGGTGGTTATCTGTTTGGTTTGGCTACGGGTTTTCTTGCTGATTCTACCGGTGCTGTCCTCGGTGCTACTGCAGCATTCCTTCTTGGCAGAACA ATTGGGAGACCGTATGTCATTGCTAAGCTGGGTGATTATCCACAGTTTCGAGCAATAGCAATTGCTATTGAAAAATCCGGATTTAAG ATCGTGCTGCTGCTTCGGCTTGTCCCGTTACTTCCATTTAACATGATGAATTACCTTTTGTCTGTAACGCCAATTTCCATATGCGAGTATGTGATGGCTTCATGGTTGGGAATGATG CCAATTACCTTTGCGCTTGTATATTGTGGAACAACTTTGAAGAACCTATCTGATGTTACTCATGGTTGGGGTCCCTTCTCAAAAACTCGTTGG GCATTTGTTATTCTAAGCTGTATGGTGTCAT TGATCCTAATGCTGATTGTTACCAAAGTTGCCAAGTCAGCGCTCGAGAAAGCTTTGGCTGAAGGCGTTGATATAGTTGGCAGTGGCGCTGAGAGCTCGTCTGCTGTGGAGGAAGCTCGGGTAGATATCCATGACCCGCTACTCGTCAAAGGTTGA